A DNA window from Nerophis lumbriciformis linkage group LG03, RoL_Nlum_v2.1, whole genome shotgun sequence contains the following coding sequences:
- the erich2 gene encoding glutamate-rich protein 2, which produces MQTGNEKQTEEDLQVPLGLKIEFLRALKAKDLQRARSLCQMMLLYEPHHPEASEFLPLIQKKMLQEQEEADQGRGDSEQDDDVDSGSDRESPESSSSSQTSDEEQETIE; this is translated from the exons ATGCAAACCGGCAATGAAAAACAAACCGAGGAAGACCTTCAAGTTCCGCTGGGGCTGAAAATTGAG TTCCTCAGAGCTTTGAAGGCCAAAGACCTCCAGCGGGCGAGGAGCCTGTGTCAGATGA TGCTCCTCTATGAACCACACCATCCCGAAGCTTCCGAGTTCCTTCCTCTCATCCAGAAGAAGATGCTCCAAG AGCAAGAAGAGGCGGACCAGGGCAGAGGCGATAGTGAGCAGGACGATGATGTTGACTCTGGAAGTGACAGAGAATCTCCGGAGAGTTCCAGCTCATCCCAAACATCTGATGAGGAGCAGGAGACGATCGAGTGA